The following nucleotide sequence is from Bradyrhizobium roseum.
AATAGGTGCGCCCGGTCTTCGCGCTCTTCACGCTGGCGACGCCGACGCGCGTGGCGCCGGGCAGCAGCAGGTTCTTCCGGTGCCCCGACGAATTGATCCATTGGCCGAGCGTCTTGGGAAAGCTCTCATAGCCGTACGCAATGTTCTCCGCCGCCCGCCCCGCGCCCGCGGGGCCGACACGCGTGGTGAAGCGTCCGAGCACGTCGTGATCCAGCACATCCTTCGACGCCATCGCCTGCGCCTGATCATGCGCAATCCGCGTCAGCGCGCCATCCAGCGTGACGCGCTTCTCGCCGTGCTTGAGCCGAAAATCCGAAATCATCTGCGCCGGATCAGCCGCAGCCGTCCGGACAGGAAGCGCGGCGGCAAAGCACAGCGCCAGCCCCAGCAACAGGGCATGTCGCGCCAGAATGAAAATCCTCGCAGAGTTCACGAATTCACCATGCCTCTTTCAAATGCAGATAGCGCGGAAGCTTCAATCCGAAAAGAGGAGACAAGCCGTTGATTATGTTGGCCAGGATCGCTGGATTTGATTCTGGGAAGTTAAAACGGATGTCTTGTTTAAAATCCTTCAACCCAACGCGGGAAGACGATCAAGGTAGTTGAGCTGACGGGTAGAACCGGGTCAGAAATTTATCGGTCCCGCTCTCGTCTGCCTGCCAGCGTGGTCCTCGTTCGCTTCTCAACAGCGAGAGGCCAAGGAGTTCCAGTGGGCAGCCGGCCATAAGCTGAAGCGCTCCCTTCTCTGCGATCCACTGCTCCTCACCGTCTTGATCGACACGATCGACCGAATATCCAAGGTCAAGAAGCGTGAGATACGCCGCGA
It contains:
- a CDS encoding CAP domain-containing protein, with protein sequence MNSARIFILARHALLLGLALCFAAALPVRTAAADPAQMISDFRLKHGEKRVTLDGALTRIAHDQAQAMASKDVLDHDVLGRFTTRVGPAGAGRAAENIAYGYESFPKTLGQWINSSGHRKNLLLPGATRVGVASVKSAKTGRTYWAMVIAGDYERPTPKPAKGSPKETKQASAAKSKPRTAESCRLKILSLCL